Proteins from one Malaya genurostris strain Urasoe2022 chromosome 2, Malgen_1.1, whole genome shotgun sequence genomic window:
- the LOC131428844 gene encoding histone H1B-like — MAETAVDVSAAAPVAASPAKAPKKAKAAKGEAKKPKKPSTHPPVNDMVVAAIKTLKERNGSSLQAIKKYIAANYKCDVAKLAPFIKKALKSGVEKGKLTQTKGSGASGSFKIKAGAKQPAGEKKPKKAAAKKPKKAAGEKKKVAKKPAGEKKPKAKKPAGEKKPKAAAAKKAKAAPAKAAKKAAAPKQKATKPSKAAANKPKTPKPKKAAPAKKAAPKKVAAKK, encoded by the coding sequence ACCGCTGTTGACGTATCGGCCGCAGCTCCGGTTGCTGCTTCACCGGCCAAGGCACCGAAGAAAGCCAAAGCCGCCAAGGGAGAAGCCAAAAAACCGAAGAAGCCATCGACACATCCACCAGTCAATGACATGGTAGTGGCTGCCATCAAGACGCTGAAGGAACGCAACGGATCTTCGCTGCAGGCCATCAAGAAGTACATCGCCGCCAACTACAAGTGCGACGTCGCCAAGCTGGCCCCGTTCATCAAGAAGGCCCTGAAATCTGGCGTCGAGAAGGGAAAGCTCACCCAGACCAAGGGTTCCGGTGCATCCGGCTCGTTCAAAATCAAAGCCGGTGCCAAGCAACCGGCTGGCGAGAAGAAGCCGAAGAAGGCTGCTGCCAAAAAACCGAAGAAGGCTGCCGGAGAGAAGAAAAAGGTTGCCAAGAAACCCGCTGGCGAGAAGAAACCGAAGGCCAAAAAGCCTGCAGGTGAGAAAAAGCCGAAAGCCGCCGCTGCAAAGAAGGCTAAGGCAGCACCAGCCAAGGCCGCCAAGAAGGCTGCTGCACCGAAGCAGAAGGCCACCAAGCCATCGAAAGCCGCTGCCAACAAGCCCAAGACCCCGAAGCCAAAGAAGGCCGCGCCAGCCAAAAAAGCTGCCCCGAAGAAGGTGGCTGCCAAGAAGTAA